A window of Marispirochaeta aestuarii contains these coding sequences:
- the gcvH gene encoding glycine cleavage system protein GcvH, with product MSSEIKKELKYAESHEWVRVEGTIAYVGISDYAQESLGEIVFVEIPEVDDGVKKGDEVTTIESVKAASSIYAPVSGTISEVNESLEDEPEQVNQDPYGTFLFAIDMKDPGELDSLMDAAGYEKFLAEHED from the coding sequence ATGAGTTCGGAAATCAAAAAAGAGCTGAAATACGCGGAAAGCCACGAGTGGGTCCGCGTGGAAGGTACAATTGCCTACGTGGGCATCTCCGATTATGCCCAGGAGAGCCTCGGGGAGATTGTTTTTGTGGAGATACCGGAAGTCGACGATGGGGTCAAAAAAGGAGACGAGGTAACCACCATCGAATCGGTAAAAGCCGCCTCCTCAATATATGCCCCCGTATCCGGAACCATCAGCGAGGTCAACGAGTCCCTGGAGGATGAACCGGAACAGGTAAACCAGGACCCCTACGGGACCTTTCTTTTTGCCATCGACATGAAAGACCCCGGGGAACTCGATTCCCTGATGGATGCAGCGGGTTACGAAAAGTTCCTGGCAGAGCACGAGGATTAG
- a CDS encoding phytoene desaturase family protein → MAEKTVVIGAGFSGLATSALLAHKGHQVTLLEKNDSTGGRAREWKSGGFTFDMGPSWYLMPEVFDAFFEYLGKRREDYFSLHQLSTYYKVFFEKADAVTITGDLDETKKLFDSFEPMAGLRLQKYLDQAEYKYDVAMKEFLYREYRSIFQFFNRRIIREGLKLNIFTNMDSFVKNYFQDLRARQILEYAMVFLGTGPKDAPALYSIMSHVDLNLGVYYPEGGMAGAAAGFRRLAEDCGVRILTARSVTGYEYEKNRIAAVVCGDERYPADLVVNSADYHHAETDLLTREYRRYSPAYWKTRVVAPSMFIIYMGINRRLENMEHHNLYFAEDWDRHFDQIFKKPEWPSNPCFYLSCNSKTDTTSAPPGGENVFILVPVAPGLDDNDSQREVYAEEVLRHIEKVTGEDLHSDVAVRRIYSHRDFTADYNAYKGTALGLSHTLFQTAVFRPAHQSAKLRNLFYTGQFTHPGVGVPMTLISGQVVAEEIEKMLGKPLGV, encoded by the coding sequence ATGGCAGAGAAAACAGTAGTTATCGGTGCAGGCTTCTCCGGACTCGCGACATCTGCGCTTCTGGCCCATAAGGGGCACCAGGTTACCCTCCTTGAAAAGAATGACTCCACCGGAGGCCGTGCCAGGGAGTGGAAGAGCGGGGGTTTCACCTTTGACATGGGCCCCTCCTGGTATCTGATGCCGGAAGTCTTCGATGCTTTCTTCGAATATCTGGGAAAGAGACGGGAGGACTATTTCAGTCTTCACCAGCTCAGCACCTACTACAAGGTGTTTTTTGAGAAGGCTGATGCAGTTACCATTACCGGCGATCTGGATGAGACTAAGAAGCTCTTCGACAGCTTCGAACCCATGGCGGGCCTGCGGCTGCAGAAATACCTGGACCAGGCAGAGTATAAATACGATGTCGCCATGAAGGAGTTTCTTTACAGGGAATACCGGTCGATATTTCAGTTTTTCAACAGAAGGATAATCCGGGAAGGGCTCAAGCTGAACATCTTCACCAATATGGATTCCTTCGTGAAAAACTATTTCCAGGACCTGCGGGCACGGCAGATTCTTGAGTACGCCATGGTCTTTCTCGGGACTGGTCCTAAAGATGCTCCAGCCCTCTACTCAATCATGTCCCACGTGGACCTGAACCTGGGGGTCTATTACCCCGAAGGAGGCATGGCAGGGGCTGCCGCGGGATTTCGCCGTCTTGCCGAGGACTGCGGTGTGCGCATCCTTACCGCCAGGAGTGTAACAGGATATGAATACGAGAAGAACAGGATCGCGGCGGTAGTATGCGGGGATGAACGGTATCCCGCAGACCTGGTGGTAAACAGTGCCGACTACCATCACGCCGAAACGGACCTGCTTACCAGGGAATACCGGCGCTACAGTCCGGCGTACTGGAAGACCCGGGTCGTTGCTCCCTCAATGTTCATCATCTATATGGGAATCAACAGGCGGCTTGAGAATATGGAGCACCATAATCTCTATTTTGCAGAGGACTGGGACCGACATTTCGACCAGATTTTCAAGAAGCCCGAATGGCCGTCCAACCCCTGTTTTTACCTGAGCTGCAACTCAAAGACCGATACCACCTCCGCACCTCCGGGAGGAGAGAATGTTTTTATCCTCGTTCCCGTGGCCCCCGGCCTGGATGACAACGATTCCCAACGGGAAGTCTACGCCGAAGAGGTACTCAGGCATATAGAGAAGGTCACCGGAGAAGATCTTCACAGTGATGTCGCGGTACGCCGTATTTACAGTCATCGGGATTTTACGGCGGATTACAACGCCTACAAGGGGACCGCGCTGGGGCTGTCCCACACCCTTTTTCAGACCGCGGTTTTCCGTCCCGCCCATCAGTCGGCAAAACTCAGGAACCTCTTTTATACCGGCCAGTTCACCCACCCCGGGGTCGGAGTTCCCATGACCCTGATATCCGGACAGGTAGTTGCGGAAGAGATAGAAAAAATGCTCGGAAAACCCCTTGGAGTATAG
- a CDS encoding AAA family ATPase, with protein MKVLNLKFKNLNSLRGEFHLDFTREPFVDAGLFAVIGPTGAGKSTIFDALCIALYGETPRLQKRKAAGSGVLEIVSRHTAEAWAEVEFEVPQGCYRSRWEVHRARGSVTGAFQQPRMRLAKIDSAGEELIEDKLSEVPDRIALLTGLDFTRFTRSVLLAQGAFAAFLDAKPNERADLLEKMTGSFIYSELSRLAFERAREEEQKGVEIARRIQDVRVLDEESLDLVHEHLKAAGERYDRARESRDAMVLAVEKARRGRKLSAELDEIADGMEKLEEQRESVDTMREQLKLHRLVEPHWNDIRRFDLLKDELSGAAADIREINSSLELLTTEILDLESGMGDLRESLKISRAQLSDIREKKGEAEKLEALLSERKARLADEEERIQHLQKQLSRNLEIIEELEDRLSGLKLDKQKLEAAADNSGLYELSLNRELFFTRLSEWKTFNQDIQELNDEIELLRREQGTLTGITEAASLPELSALRKELSELEQDLADTGSSGALRSELSELDLRLGELKALVPWAERRESLREELLQVHRHLENLEKEIETARQDSETARVHRDQGEEWHLHQAAQSLKEGLKKGSPCPVCGSREHPGVRQKELFSGEAPEEAIDFSAAEERYRDTLIRLATLRGSRDSQREKASALDAEIRGLSTRLADQDCSSAILEDLDRRRADLSERHARSLGIEKKRDELRLRLDQLLEQEEAAREEQARTGNRAAVVEERIRGHLESLRRKEDGLEETAAWILQIARKAGLSGDMENLRELAVKSLDDYRKSCGKLEEIVSEERSSSEKLEQYSLDLAERRQELDKLSARRDELQKQVSEISGSLMELTGGQSVQDLLQLKEQKVRDLEDELEALQNRVNSGKEKRAVFQGRLETAESLFEGKRQERENLQRDLSRRALAAGFSDTDDFRSSYLEDAQARREAVEEWAASSMSLEQRREELTRELQEIPGELRDSTRVEKELADADEEYAAAQKELFGCQSRIAADRENREHRERLLKEQEDQRKEYQIWWRLKGLIGSASGDAFRRFAQGLTLDYLVSLANRHLDRFSGRYRLQRDGGEELSLFIVDTWQADAVRPVETLSGGETFLASLSLALGLSELAGRKTRIDSLFLDEGFGTLDSETLETVLAALETLRSSGKLVGIISHVDTLKERVPVQIRVRRRGTGYSTLAVYPETVG; from the coding sequence ATGAAGGTCCTGAATCTAAAATTTAAGAACCTTAACTCCCTGCGCGGGGAGTTCCATCTGGATTTTACCCGGGAACCCTTTGTGGATGCCGGACTGTTCGCCGTAATCGGTCCCACCGGTGCAGGCAAATCGACCATCTTCGATGCCCTCTGCATCGCTCTGTACGGTGAAACCCCGCGGCTTCAGAAACGAAAAGCCGCGGGGTCGGGTGTTCTGGAAATCGTTTCCCGGCATACCGCGGAAGCCTGGGCGGAAGTTGAATTCGAGGTACCCCAGGGCTGCTACCGCTCCCGCTGGGAGGTTCATCGGGCAAGGGGAAGTGTTACCGGGGCTTTTCAGCAGCCCCGTATGCGCCTGGCAAAGATCGATTCCGCCGGTGAGGAGCTTATAGAAGATAAGCTGAGCGAGGTTCCGGATCGGATAGCCCTGCTTACGGGTCTCGATTTTACCCGCTTTACCAGGTCCGTGCTGCTTGCCCAGGGAGCTTTTGCGGCATTTCTGGACGCAAAGCCGAATGAACGGGCGGACCTGCTCGAAAAGATGACCGGCAGCTTTATATATTCCGAGCTCTCCCGCCTGGCCTTCGAACGTGCCAGGGAGGAGGAGCAGAAAGGAGTGGAGATTGCCCGGCGGATTCAGGATGTTAGAGTCCTGGATGAGGAGAGTCTGGACCTGGTACATGAGCATCTGAAGGCGGCCGGGGAGCGTTACGACCGGGCCAGAGAGTCCAGGGATGCAATGGTGCTGGCGGTGGAAAAGGCCCGGCGGGGACGAAAACTCTCAGCGGAACTCGATGAAATCGCAGACGGAATGGAAAAGCTGGAGGAGCAGAGGGAGTCGGTGGACACAATGCGGGAGCAGCTGAAACTGCATCGGCTGGTGGAACCTCACTGGAACGATATACGCCGCTTTGATCTTCTAAAGGACGAACTTTCCGGAGCCGCTGCGGATATCCGGGAGATCAATTCGTCCCTGGAACTGCTTACTACTGAAATCCTGGATCTTGAATCCGGCATGGGGGATCTCCGGGAATCCCTGAAGATTTCCCGCGCGCAATTATCCGATATCCGGGAAAAAAAGGGAGAAGCGGAAAAGCTGGAAGCCCTGTTGTCCGAACGGAAGGCACGCCTGGCCGATGAGGAGGAACGCATCCAGCACCTGCAGAAGCAGCTATCCCGAAACCTTGAGATTATCGAAGAGCTTGAAGACAGGCTTTCCGGTCTGAAGCTGGATAAACAGAAGCTTGAAGCAGCCGCAGACAACAGCGGACTGTATGAACTCTCCCTGAATCGGGAACTCTTCTTTACGCGCCTGTCCGAATGGAAAACCTTTAACCAGGATATTCAAGAGCTGAATGACGAGATTGAACTTCTTCGAAGGGAACAGGGGACACTTACCGGTATAACGGAGGCAGCGTCTCTTCCCGAGCTCAGCGCTCTCAGAAAAGAGCTTTCGGAACTCGAACAGGACCTCGCAGATACAGGAAGCTCCGGGGCTTTGAGAAGTGAATTATCGGAACTCGATCTCCGGCTTGGAGAACTGAAGGCCCTCGTCCCCTGGGCTGAACGCCGGGAAAGCCTCAGGGAAGAGCTTCTTCAGGTTCACCGGCATCTTGAAAACCTGGAAAAAGAGATTGAAACCGCCCGTCAGGATTCAGAAACGGCCCGTGTTCACCGGGATCAGGGCGAAGAATGGCATCTGCACCAGGCGGCACAGAGCTTGAAGGAGGGGCTGAAAAAAGGAAGCCCTTGTCCTGTATGCGGTTCCAGGGAACATCCCGGGGTCCGGCAGAAGGAGCTCTTTTCCGGTGAAGCCCCGGAAGAGGCCATTGACTTTTCCGCAGCTGAGGAACGGTATCGCGATACCCTGATCCGGCTTGCAACTCTCCGGGGCAGCAGGGATTCTCAGCGGGAAAAAGCCTCCGCCCTGGATGCTGAAATACGCGGACTTTCCACACGACTGGCAGATCAGGACTGTTCTTCCGCCATCCTTGAGGATCTGGATCGGAGGAGGGCTGATCTCTCCGAGAGGCATGCCAGGTCCCTGGGCATTGAAAAAAAGCGGGACGAACTTCGGCTTCGTCTGGATCAGCTCCTGGAGCAGGAAGAAGCCGCCAGGGAGGAACAGGCGCGAACCGGGAATCGGGCAGCGGTGGTGGAAGAACGGATCCGGGGCCATCTGGAGTCTCTCCGTCGGAAAGAAGATGGACTGGAAGAGACCGCAGCCTGGATTCTGCAAATCGCCCGGAAGGCCGGTTTATCCGGGGATATGGAGAATCTCCGGGAGCTGGCTGTAAAAAGCCTGGATGATTACCGCAAGTCCTGCGGGAAGCTGGAGGAGATTGTTTCCGAGGAGCGGAGCAGTTCGGAAAAACTTGAGCAGTACAGCCTGGATCTCGCGGAACGCCGGCAGGAACTGGATAAACTTTCCGCCCGGAGGGATGAGCTTCAGAAACAGGTATCTGAGATCAGCGGAAGCCTGATGGAACTGACCGGCGGCCAGTCCGTACAGGACCTCCTGCAGCTGAAGGAACAGAAGGTCCGGGACCTTGAGGATGAGCTGGAAGCCCTGCAGAACAGGGTGAATTCGGGCAAGGAAAAACGGGCGGTTTTTCAGGGTCGCCTTGAAACAGCGGAAAGTCTTTTCGAAGGGAAGCGGCAGGAGCGGGAAAATCTGCAGAGGGATCTGTCCCGACGGGCTCTTGCCGCCGGTTTTTCGGATACTGATGATTTCCGCTCATCCTATCTGGAGGATGCGCAAGCACGCCGGGAAGCCGTTGAAGAGTGGGCTGCCTCCAGTATGAGCCTCGAGCAGCGTCGGGAGGAACTGACCCGGGAGCTTCAAGAGATTCCCGGGGAACTTCGGGACAGTACCAGGGTGGAGAAGGAACTGGCGGATGCTGACGAAGAATATGCAGCGGCCCAGAAAGAGCTTTTTGGCTGTCAGAGCAGAATTGCCGCTGACAGGGAGAACCGGGAGCATCGGGAAAGGCTGCTCAAAGAACAGGAAGATCAGCGCAAAGAATACCAGATATGGTGGCGGCTCAAGGGGCTGATCGGTTCCGCTTCGGGGGATGCCTTCCGCCGCTTTGCCCAGGGACTTACCTTGGATTACCTCGTCTCCCTGGCAAACCGGCATCTGGACCGTTTTTCCGGACGTTACCGGCTGCAACGGGACGGAGGTGAGGAGCTGTCTCTCTTTATTGTAGATACCTGGCAGGCCGACGCAGTACGGCCGGTGGAGACCCTCTCCGGGGGGGAAACCTTTCTTGCGAGTCTGAGCCTGGCCCTGGGACTGTCCGAGCTGGCGGGCCGGAAGACCAGGATCGATTCACTCTTTCTTGATGAAGGTTTCGGGACCCTGGACTCGGAGACCCTGGAGACCGTACTGGCCGCCCTGGAGACCCTGCGCTCTTCGGGCAAGCTGGTGGGTATAATCTCCCATGTGGATACCTTGAAGGAGAGGGTCCCCGTGCAGATCCGGGTCCGTCGCAGGGGTACAGGCTACAGTACCCTGGCCGTATACCCGGAGACTGTCGGCTAG
- the gcvPB gene encoding aminomethyl-transferring glycine dehydrogenase subunit GcvPB has protein sequence MNSEYPLLFERSRPGRRAYILPETKIPQKASGELLPPALLREKPAGLPELSEVDVVRHFTGLSRRNFGVDLGFYPLGSCTMKYNPKINEDIAALPGFSALHPLVPESAAQGSLELMHRLLENLAEITGMDTGTLQPFAGAQGEYTGMKLFRAFFKHRGEHARTKVLVPDSSHGTNPASAHIAGFDVVEVPSNRAGRISLEAVKEHLDENLAGIMLTNPNTLGLFETEILEIAAAVHDAGGLLYYDGANLNAITGQCRPGDMGFDVVHLNLHKTFSTPHGGGGPGAGPVLVKKRLKAFLPGPLIVKEGDRYTFRDQGPESMGPVAGFYGNVGIMIRAAAYIRSMGADGLSLAAKLAVLNANYLRVSLSESLEIPYDSLCKHEFVLSARRLKEEYGITATDIAKGLIDRGIHPPTVYFPLIVHEALMVEPTETENRETLDHFVEVIQDLVRTAAEAPDQLKGAPRTTPVGRLDEVLAARKPKVSWT, from the coding sequence ATGAACAGTGAATATCCCCTTCTTTTTGAACGCTCCCGTCCCGGACGAAGGGCCTATATCCTGCCGGAAACGAAGATTCCCCAGAAGGCTTCCGGGGAACTGCTGCCCCCGGCCCTGCTCAGGGAAAAGCCCGCCGGGCTGCCGGAGCTCTCGGAGGTCGATGTGGTCCGCCACTTTACCGGTCTTTCCAGGCGCAACTTCGGCGTCGACCTGGGTTTCTACCCTCTGGGATCCTGTACCATGAAGTATAATCCGAAGATCAACGAGGATATCGCCGCCCTTCCCGGTTTCAGCGCCCTTCATCCCCTGGTTCCCGAATCAGCGGCCCAGGGAAGCCTGGAACTCATGCACCGTCTGCTGGAAAATTTGGCGGAGATAACCGGGATGGACACCGGCACCCTGCAGCCCTTTGCCGGTGCCCAGGGTGAATATACCGGGATGAAGCTCTTTCGAGCCTTCTTCAAGCATCGGGGAGAGCACGCTCGCACCAAGGTGCTGGTACCGGACTCCTCCCACGGAACAAACCCGGCCTCCGCGCATATCGCAGGCTTTGACGTAGTGGAAGTTCCCTCCAACAGGGCCGGACGGATATCCCTGGAGGCTGTAAAGGAGCATCTGGACGAAAACCTTGCGGGGATCATGCTGACCAACCCCAACACCCTGGGACTCTTTGAAACTGAGATCCTCGAAATAGCTGCGGCGGTACATGATGCGGGAGGACTCCTCTACTACGACGGCGCCAACCTGAACGCCATTACCGGACAGTGCCGTCCCGGGGACATGGGCTTCGATGTGGTGCATCTGAATCTGCACAAGACCTTTTCCACTCCCCACGGCGGCGGAGGACCGGGGGCAGGCCCGGTGCTGGTGAAGAAGCGCCTGAAAGCCTTCCTTCCCGGCCCCCTGATCGTGAAAGAAGGAGACCGCTATACCTTCAGGGATCAGGGTCCCGAAAGCATGGGACCCGTGGCGGGCTTCTACGGTAACGTGGGAATAATGATAAGGGCGGCTGCTTACATTCGAAGCATGGGCGCCGACGGGCTCTCCCTGGCGGCAAAACTGGCGGTGCTGAACGCGAATTATCTCCGGGTCTCCCTTTCTGAAAGCCTGGAAATTCCCTATGACTCCCTCTGCAAGCATGAGTTCGTACTCTCCGCCCGCAGACTCAAGGAAGAGTACGGTATTACCGCCACAGACATAGCCAAGGGCCTAATCGACAGGGGTATTCATCCGCCGACGGTATATTTTCCCCTGATCGTGCATGAAGCCCTGATGGTGGAGCCCACGGAAACCGAAAACAGGGAAACCCTTGACCATTTCGTGGAGGTAATTCAGGACCTGGTCAGGACCGCCGCAGAGGCGCCTGACCAGCTAAAGGGAGCGCCCCGGACCACCCCCGTGGGCCGCCTGGACGAGGTCCTGGCGGCGCGAAAACCGAAGGTCAGCTGGACCTAG
- a CDS encoding exonuclease SbcCD subunit D C-terminal domain-containing protein, with the protein MKLLHTSDWHLGHRLLERSRLEEQRLFLDWLVDLVRSENPDLLILAGDVFDTGTPPNAALELYYDFLYRISRTSCRGTVVTGGNHDSVSTLNAPRQLLNRFRVHVVGGAMPPEDELFILRDGEDSPLACVGCVPFLRERDLRQPRAGESIGERDAALVAGLRDHYQAVSRAASGYKELPFILTGHLLAAGGGRSSSERDLYVGTLGQVDSSVFPASADYCALGHLHRRGRVDGKEHIRYSGSPLALDFGDETRKSLVLAEFDGKQLASLEEFPVPVFRRLVSLSGSLPEIIWQLEDVAGRNEELSPWLDISVNDPVPDAQERIEEASGALSLEILRVRYAKNGGGDETWEDADPHLSELSPLEVFKRRCESRGEEADDELIRAYQELLVIAESNIAGEFRGEDV; encoded by the coding sequence GTGAAGCTACTGCATACCTCGGACTGGCATCTCGGGCATCGTCTTCTTGAGCGGAGCCGCCTGGAGGAACAGCGTCTCTTTTTGGACTGGCTTGTCGATCTGGTCCGGTCTGAAAATCCGGATCTCCTGATCCTTGCCGGGGATGTTTTTGATACCGGCACTCCCCCCAACGCCGCACTTGAACTCTACTATGATTTTCTCTACCGGATTTCCCGCACATCCTGCCGCGGTACCGTGGTAACGGGAGGGAATCACGATTCCGTTTCTACCCTGAATGCTCCCCGCCAGCTCCTGAACCGCTTCCGGGTTCATGTTGTCGGGGGAGCTATGCCCCCGGAGGATGAGCTCTTTATTCTGCGGGATGGAGAGGATAGCCCCCTGGCCTGCGTGGGCTGCGTACCCTTTCTGCGGGAGCGGGATCTCAGGCAGCCCCGGGCGGGTGAAAGTATCGGGGAGCGGGATGCGGCACTTGTCGCGGGGCTGAGGGATCACTATCAGGCAGTGTCCCGGGCAGCCTCAGGATATAAGGAGCTGCCGTTTATTCTGACCGGACACCTGCTGGCCGCCGGAGGGGGAAGGTCCTCCTCGGAACGCGATCTCTATGTGGGCACCCTGGGGCAGGTCGATTCCTCCGTCTTCCCGGCATCGGCGGATTACTGCGCCCTGGGCCATCTGCATCGCCGGGGCAGGGTGGACGGAAAGGAGCATATCCGTTACAGCGGATCGCCCCTGGCCCTGGATTTCGGGGACGAAACACGGAAGAGTCTAGTGCTGGCAGAGTTTGACGGAAAGCAGCTTGCCTCCCTTGAAGAGTTTCCCGTCCCGGTTTTCCGGCGCCTGGTCTCTCTTTCCGGGTCTCTTCCGGAAATCATCTGGCAGCTGGAGGATGTTGCGGGCAGGAATGAAGAGCTTTCTCCCTGGCTCGATATCAGCGTCAACGACCCGGTACCCGATGCCCAGGAGAGAATCGAGGAGGCCTCCGGCGCACTTTCCCTTGAGATCCTCCGGGTCCGCTATGCAAAAAACGGCGGTGGGGATGAAACCTGGGAGGATGCGGATCCGCACCTGAGCGAGCTTTCGCCCCTGGAGGTGTTCAAGCGCCGGTGCGAGTCCCGGGGAGAGGAAGCGGACGACGAACTGATCCGGGCGTATCAGGAACTTCTTGTAATTGCCGAGAGCAATATCGCCGGGGAGTTCCGGGGGGAGGATGTATGA
- a CDS encoding ATP-dependent 6-phosphofructokinase: MNSLNFTVPRLGEAKITSPIKMSTKTGDNMANYVRDDEFILYNIDARPGSYTIEYTSQDLLEKAGPREKIFFSPGHVHAGIVTCGGLCPGLNNVIRALVRTLWYSYGIHRISGIRNGYRGFLPQYGIPVMPLDPDIVDDIHTKGGTILGSSRGGADVEAICDSIERMNLNMLFTIGGDGTQHGAFRIAEELERRNQKISIIGIPKTIDNDLSFIQKSFGFETAVSEAVAAVSSAHTEAHDAINGIGLVKVMGRESGFIAAHTALAINDVNFVLIPEIDFDLEGEKGLFAALKRRLELRHHAVILVAEGAGQRYMESEQQRDLSGNRILGDIGFFLKKAIRDYFEKQGMETSIKYIDPSYMIRSAPANPNDSIYCARLGTHAVHAAMSGRTKTLISMVNNTFVHLPIEIAINKRNTVDPEGPLWRDVIGATHQPMLFRND; the protein is encoded by the coding sequence GTGAACTCCCTTAATTTTACCGTTCCCAGACTTGGAGAGGCCAAGATCACTTCTCCCATCAAGATGTCTACAAAAACCGGGGACAATATGGCAAACTACGTCAGGGATGACGAGTTTATCCTTTATAACATCGATGCCAGGCCGGGGAGTTATACCATTGAGTATACCTCTCAAGACCTCCTGGAAAAGGCCGGTCCCAGGGAGAAGATCTTTTTTTCTCCCGGCCACGTTCATGCCGGTATCGTGACCTGCGGCGGTCTCTGCCCAGGTTTGAATAACGTGATCCGGGCCCTGGTGCGCACCCTCTGGTACAGCTACGGGATTCATCGGATATCCGGAATACGCAACGGATATCGCGGTTTTCTGCCCCAGTACGGAATTCCGGTGATGCCCCTGGACCCCGATATTGTCGACGACATTCATACCAAGGGGGGGACTATTCTTGGCTCCTCCCGGGGCGGGGCCGATGTGGAAGCCATCTGCGACTCCATCGAGCGGATGAACCTGAATATGCTGTTCACCATCGGCGGAGACGGCACCCAGCACGGGGCCTTCCGCATCGCCGAGGAACTGGAGCGGCGTAACCAGAAGATCTCCATTATCGGCATCCCGAAAACCATCGACAACGACCTGTCCTTCATTCAGAAATCCTTCGGTTTTGAAACCGCCGTATCCGAGGCCGTGGCTGCCGTTTCCAGCGCTCATACGGAGGCTCACGACGCCATAAACGGAATCGGTCTTGTAAAGGTGATGGGACGGGAGTCCGGTTTCATCGCCGCCCATACAGCTCTGGCGATCAACGATGTAAACTTCGTTCTGATCCCGGAGATCGATTTTGATCTGGAAGGGGAAAAGGGACTCTTTGCAGCCCTCAAGCGGCGACTGGAACTGAGACACCATGCGGTTATCCTTGTCGCCGAAGGGGCCGGGCAGCGCTACATGGAATCGGAACAGCAGCGGGATCTTTCGGGAAACAGGATCCTCGGGGATATCGGGTTTTTCCTCAAGAAAGCCATACGGGACTACTTCGAAAAACAGGGAATGGAAACCAGCATCAAGTATATTGATCCCAGTTACATGATCCGCTCCGCTCCCGCCAATCCCAACGATTCAATCTACTGCGCCCGGCTGGGAACTCATGCAGTTCATGCCGCCATGTCCGGACGGACCAAGACGCTGATCAGCATGGTAAACAACACCTTTGTGCATCTGCCCATCGAAATCGCCATAAACAAGCGCAACACGGTAGACCCTGAGGGACCCCTGTGGAGGGATGTTATCGGGGCCACCCATCAGCCTATGCTTTTCAGAAACGACTGA
- the gcvPA gene encoding aminomethyl-transferring glycine dehydrogenase subunit GcvPA has translation MFAYLPHTETEIREMLERTGLSSLDELFLDIPEKIRLRDGIDLPSGIGEYQVFREMESLSQKNNIQPVSFLGCGCYDHLIPAVIKHLTSRSEFLTAYTPYQAEMSQGMLQAIFEFQSLMCRLTGLDVSNASLYDGHTAAAEAAAMALNSVKNGDTILVSASAHPSTIRVLKSYYADMGITVEAVPAEGGATSIQELKERLRPGVAGVIIQTPNVYGILEDLSEAADAIKAAGSMLIISANPLSLGICRSPGEWGADIAVGDCQPLGLPPGFGGPSAGYIAAREKLLRKLPGRISGMTLDREGRRGFVLTLQAREQHIKRQRATSNICSNQALAALGATVYLSSLGEEGLKEVALRNLNNAAYAFKELTSIPGVEAAFDGNFFNEFTLDLPRDAGVVVTDLAQRGYFAGVPEKRLYPEAEPKRLIVAVTEKRDREEIDAFVRAMKEALT, from the coding sequence ATGTTTGCCTATCTTCCCCATACGGAGACAGAGATCCGCGAAATGCTGGAGCGTACAGGCCTCAGCTCCCTGGACGAGCTCTTCCTGGATATCCCGGAAAAGATCCGGCTCAGGGACGGGATTGATCTGCCCTCCGGAATCGGGGAGTACCAGGTGTTCCGGGAGATGGAATCACTGTCGCAAAAAAATAATATACAGCCGGTTTCCTTTCTCGGCTGCGGCTGTTACGACCATCTCATCCCGGCGGTAATAAAGCACCTGACCAGCCGCTCCGAGTTCCTCACCGCCTATACACCCTATCAGGCGGAGATGTCCCAGGGAATGCTCCAGGCCATTTTCGAATTCCAGAGTCTCATGTGCCGTCTTACAGGACTGGATGTATCCAACGCCTCCCTTTACGACGGCCATACCGCTGCCGCCGAGGCCGCCGCCATGGCGCTGAACAGCGTGAAAAACGGAGACACCATACTCGTTTCCGCCTCCGCCCACCCTTCAACTATCCGGGTTCTCAAGAGCTACTACGCCGACATGGGAATCACCGTGGAGGCTGTCCCCGCGGAGGGAGGTGCAACTTCAATTCAGGAGCTGAAGGAAAGGCTCAGGCCCGGGGTCGCCGGGGTAATTATCCAGACCCCGAACGTCTATGGCATACTGGAAGACCTGAGCGAAGCAGCGGATGCAATAAAGGCCGCCGGCTCCATGCTGATTATCAGTGCCAACCCCCTCAGTCTTGGTATCTGCCGCTCACCGGGAGAATGGGGAGCCGACATAGCCGTGGGGGACTGTCAGCCCCTCGGGCTGCCCCCCGGTTTCGGCGGCCCCTCGGCAGGATACATTGCCGCGAGAGAGAAGCTCCTCAGGAAGCTCCCCGGTCGTATATCCGGGATGACCCTCGACCGGGAGGGGCGCCGGGGTTTTGTCCTGACTCTTCAGGCCCGGGAGCAGCACATCAAACGACAGCGCGCCACCTCAAACATCTGTTCCAACCAGGCCCTGGCTGCACTGGGAGCGACAGTCTACCTGAGCAGCCTCGGCGAAGAGGGGCTGAAGGAGGTGGCCCTGCGGAACCTGAACAATGCCGCCTATGCCTTCAAGGAGCTTACTTCCATTCCCGGTGTCGAAGCGGCGTTTGATGGAAACTTCTTCAACGAGTTCACACTGGATTTACCCCGTGACGCCGGAGTAGTTGTCACCGATCTGGCGCAGAGGGGCTACTTCGCCGGAGTACCGGAGAAGCGCCTCTATCCGGAAGCAGAGCCCAAGCGCCTGATTGTCGCGGTAACCGAGAAGCGCGACAGAGAAGAAATCGACGCTTTTGTCCGTGCCATGAAGGAGGCCCTGACATGA